The Haloarcula sp. H-GB4 genome segment GCTGGCTGAACGTCTCCGGAGACCCTCGCGGCGCACCGGCGAGCATGACGCCGATTATCGGCGTCGAATCGTCTGCGGATTCGACGACGGTGTCGAGGAGGGCTTGCTGGGACTCGTCGAGCACCAGTTCGTCACGGTCGCCGAACCCTTCATTGTGGGTCCCTTCGCCGATAACGACGACGACGGCGTCGGACTCGGGAGCAGCCGATTCGACCTGTGACCGTTGCTCGTCGGTGAAGTCGAAATTTCCGTTCTCGTCGCTCTGCTGGTTCTCGCCGTCGCCCTCGCCGGCCCACCAGGTGGTGTTCTCGTACGAGGTGGGAACGTGCGTGAGACTGCCGACGCGAGCGCGGAGTTCCGCTTCGAGGAGGTTCTGGCGCGGGAACGGGCCGCTGGCGCTGGCCCCCTGCCAGCCAAGCGTCCAGCCGCCGTGTTGCATCAGCGCGCGGGTGTTGTTGCCGTTGGCGTCGACGCCGGGCCCGGTCAGCAGGACGGTCTCGTCGCCGGACAGCGGGAGCGTGTCCTCCGTGTTTTTCAGGAGGACCATCGATTCCTTTGCCATCGTCTCGGCGGTCTCCTGTGCGCCGCCGAGTACGTTCCCGATGCGGGACTCGTCGACCGTCGGCTGCTCGAACAGGCCGAGGTCGGCCTTCAGTTCGAGGATCCGCCGGACCGCTTCGTCGATACGCTCCATCGGAATCGCGCCGTCCTCGACGAGGCCGACCACGGTATCGATGAACTGGACCGGTCCCGGTGCGTCGCCGCCGTTGCCGATCATATACATATCGACGCCAGCGTTGATGGCCATCTCTGTCGCCGTCTCGAAGTCGGGCGCGTAGTCGTGGTTCGTGATCATGCGGTTCAGGTCGTCCCAGTCCGAGACGACCATCCCCTCGTAGCCGTAGGTATCCCGGAGCAGGGTCGTCAACAGCCAGTGAGAGGCGTGGGCCGGCACCCCGTTTATCGACCCGCTGTTGACCATTACCGTCCCGGGTTCGGATTTCAGTGCCTCCCGGTACGGCGGGAGGATGTTCGTCCGGAGGTCACGTAGCGACGTTGAGGCCGGTGCGCGGTCGTTGCCGTTGTTCGGGATGGAGTAGGCCGCGAAGTGTTTGACACACGCTGTCAGCCGGTCGTCGTCCTCAAGTGCCCGTGCTCGTACCCGTGAGACATCCGCTTCGAGTTTTGGGTCCTCGCTGATACCCTCGAAGAAGCGGCCCCAGCGGGGGTCTCGCTGGAGATCCGTCGTCGGTGCGAAGGTCCAGTGTGCGCCCATCGCCGCCGTTGAGTTGCTCGTGTGGCGCTCGGCCTCTGCGATCAGACTCAGGTCTCGCGTCGCACCCATGTTCAACCGCTGGGGGAACACCGTCGCACCCTCCAAGAGGCCGTTGCCGTGTGTTGCATCGACGCCGTAGAGAAACGGGATGTCGTGATCGGCGTTCTCCATGTTGTATTCCTGGAGAGCATTGATTCCTTGAACCACGGTCTCGCCGTCGAAGCTCGGCGGTTCGGCCCCACCTGAGAGGATTGACCCGACGCCGAGTTCACTGAAATACTCGCCGACCGTGTCGACCCCGAAGCTATCAGGGACGTTTGATTCCTCGGGTTCTGCCTCGAAGGAGCTAATTGCGACCTGCGTCATCTGTCCCGCTTTCTCCTCCAGTGTGAGGTCGCCGACGAGCGAATCGACGTCCGGTTGCGCCGCGGCGGTCCCAACACCTGCGCCGGTGGCGGCCGC includes the following:
- a CDS encoding glycoside hydrolase family 3 N-terminal domain-containing protein, translated to MAHDTTDDGMRASRRAFLKATGVATAAAATGAGVGTAAAQPDVDSLVGDLTLEEKAGQMTQVAISSFEAEPEESNVPDSFGVDTVGEYFSELGVGSILSGGAEPPSFDGETVVQGINALQEYNMENADHDIPFLYGVDATHGNGLLEGATVFPQRLNMGATRDLSLIAEAERHTSNSTAAMGAHWTFAPTTDLQRDPRWGRFFEGISEDPKLEADVSRVRARALEDDDRLTACVKHFAAYSIPNNGNDRAPASTSLRDLRTNILPPYREALKSEPGTVMVNSGSINGVPAHASHWLLTTLLRDTYGYEGMVVSDWDDLNRMITNHDYAPDFETATEMAINAGVDMYMIGNGGDAPGPVQFIDTVVGLVEDGAIPMERIDEAVRRILELKADLGLFEQPTVDESRIGNVLGGAQETAETMAKESMVLLKNTEDTLPLSGDETVLLTGPGVDANGNNTRALMQHGGWTLGWQGASASGPFPRQNLLEAELRARVGSLTHVPTSYENTTWWAGEGDGENQQSDENGNFDFTDEQRSQVESAAPESDAVVVVIGEGTHNEGFGDRDELVLDESQQALLDTVVESADDSTPIIGVMLAGAPRGSPETFSQLDALLFAGQPGSDGGVAIAETLVGEYNPSGKLPFSWPENVGTAPVQHSRYDPTSTGATDNTALYEYGHGLSYTNFEYGSVSVTQPTVGNPANQSEVTVSVEVTNVGEMAGEHIVEVFNTQSYGSVLQPRRRLLGYERVSLDAGESATVDVTADLTALEVVPGDVLGLGPKVVEAGEYQLTVGQDGPTATLTVRNTASITDPDPVPGLPNGSESNPGRGNSGNKTGNGNNGNRNANGDSTSRDPTMEDVVELLDEVRKGS